AAAAAAAAAAAAAAACTTTTTTTTTTCTCACAAAAATTCTTCTTTCAGAAATTACGAGCAATTTCTGAGTGTATTTGGGATCGGGGTGTGAGTTGTGAGCTTGTAAAAATTCCCTGGTTAATAATAAAAGATCTGTAGCAGGTCCGGAGACGTAGGCATCATTGGCCGAACTCCGTTAACAATTTGGTGTGGGTGCCCTCTTTCCTGATCCCATAAATTCTGGCTTTCCGCAAAATTTGACCGCGTATTTCCTAACATGATCATTAATAATAACATAGAAATATTCAGTTTTTAAACTCTCTAATTACAATAGTATCTTATTAAACAAAATTATTTCACTTAAATATCACTACTGAATAAAAACATGCATTAAGCTTTATATTTGAATTTCCTAACTAAAATATCATCAAATTATCACAATTAACAAATAAAGAGTGCAATAAAATCTATCGGCGGGAAGTTGACTGAGCAGTGTATAATCTGTGAAGTCGTCTCCTTCTGTATCTCCAAGCCACTTGTATTTGCGTAGCTGCTCTTAGCCTCCAATACGGAGACTCGTATCTTATGGCCCCTAGCACTCGATGGCTCCGTAGGAATCTTGAGAACAAGCTCGTTACGTCTTCAAGATCTGCTACACTCAGCGAAAACGCCTCTACGTTTGTCACGCATCTAACACTTCTGTTGCTAACCAACCCCTTTAGAGGCAACTTTATGCTCCTCCCATCTTCAAGTTTCAAAACATATTCAGTTTCAAGCTTTAATTTCAACTTCTTAACGCAATAAAATTGGAAGTTACAAACACATAGAAAGCCAAAGCTGTTATTAAAAGGGACGTACCCGGGTTTACAGAAGAGCGTTCGAGGCACCAAGTGAGAAGCTCTTCACCAAAAACATCACCTTCTGATAAAAGAAGAACAGAACCGTCTTGTCCAATGCTCTCCATCCCACCTCTCACTATGAATACCATTTTTTCAACTAGACCTCTGCGGTGCAACACCGTGCTACTACTTATGTACGTCCTCTGTTTCAGCCTCTCACGTATTGAATCCAAGATTGATTCATCCATCAGCGAGAATATTCTCACCTGCAAACCCCAAACAACACTTCAAAACATTATGGTTGAATATCAGAAATGGTTATTATCTATGCCCACTATCTAAAAATGTTGTAACAATTGTGAGAATAAACAGATGCGGAAACAGATGAATAAAAACGATGTAACAACGACACAGAGATTTAACGTGGTTCACCAACTTGGCTACGTCCACGGGCAAAGAGAGATCTTATTATTGGAGGCGATATTGAGTTTACAGAGTGCAAGTTTAGGGTTACTTCGAATACAAGATATATATAGTTACATCTCGCATCTAAAACCCTAGACTAAACGGACTCATGGGCTTAAGCCCATGATCAGATGTAACATCCATAATAACTTGATGCAACGCTCTTGATGCAACCGAGTCGGTATGATGTACATGATGTAACATCCATCGCCTAGATGTAACATCCAGATTCAAGNNNNNNNNNNNNNNNNNNNNNNNNNNNNNNNNNNNNNNNNNNNNNNNNNNNNNNNNNNNNNNNNNNNNNNNNNNNNNNNNNNNNNNNNNNNNNNNNNNNNNNNNNNNNNNNNNNNNNNNNNNNNNNNNNNNNNNNNNNNNNNNNNNNNNNNNNNNNNNNNNNNNNNNNNNNNNNNNNNNNNNNNNNNNNNNNNNNNNNNNNNNNNNNNNNNNNNNNNNNNNNNNNNNNNNNNNNNNNNNNNNNNNNNNNNNNNNNNNNNNNNNNNNNNNNNNNNNNNNNNNNNNNNNNNNNNNNNNNNNNNNNNNNNNNNNNNNNNNNNNNNNNNNNNNNNNNNNNNNNNNNNNNNNNNNNNNNNNNNNNNNNNNNNNNNNNNNNNNNNNNNNNNNNNNNNNNNNNNNNNNNNNNNNNNNNNNNNNNNNNNNNNNNNNNNNNNNNNNNNNNNNNNNNNNNNNNNNNNNNNNNNNNNNNNNNNNNNNNNNNNNNNNNNNNNNNNNNNNNNNNNNNNNNNNNNNNNNNNNNNNNNNNNNNNNNNNNNNNNNNNNNNNNNNNNNNNNNNNNNNNNNNNNNNNNNNNNNNNNNNNNNNNNNNNNNNNNNNNNNNNNNNNNNNNNNNNNNNNNNNNNNNNNNNNNNNNNNNNNNNNNNNNNNNNNNNNNNNNNNNNNNNNNNNNNNNNNNNNNNNNNNNNNNNNNNNNNNNNNNNNNNNNNNNNNNNNNNNNNNNNNNNNNNNNNNNNNNNNNNNNNNNNNNNNNNNNNNNNNNNNNNNNNNNNNNNNNNNNNNNNNNNNNNNNNNNNNNNNNNNNNNNNNNNNNNNNNNNNNNNNNNNNNNNNNNNNNNNNNNNNNNNNNNNNNNNNNNNNNNNNNNNNNNNNNNNNNNNNNNNNNNNNNNNNNNNNNNNNNNNNNNNNNNNNNNNNNNNNNNNNNNNNNNNNNNNNNNNNNNNNNNNNNNNNNNNNNNNNNNNNNNNNNNNNNNNNNNNNNNNNNNNNNNNNNNNNNNNNNNNNNNNNNNNNNNNNNNNNNNNNNNNNNNNNNNNNNNNNNNNNNNNNNNNNNNNNNNNNNNNNATATATATATATATATATATATATATATATATATATATTAAATTAAATGATTAACTATTATTATAATGTAATATATTTCTAAATTATAAATTGCAAAATAAAAAATTAACATTTTTTGTTTGTGTCTCTAATTTAATTATAAATAAATTTAAAAATGTATCAAACAGTAAGAACATTATCATTTAGTTTACAAGTTATTTTGAACATGCTCTAGTTAGGGCTAGCTCTAGTAGTAAAGTGGACCACAGAAAAAAAGCAAGGCAATTAAAAGAAAAAAAGAAAAAAAGTTAATGGATGGTGAACTTAAATGATCTATATATGTCAGGTTTATGGATGGTGAACTTAAATGCAGTTGGAGTTGGTCCAGTTGAGTTTCCATTTCAGACGATTTTTTCCCTTTCTTTGTCAATAGACCAATCCGATGACAATGATGTTGTTTTTCCAGCTTAGTCAAGTCAAATAGTTTTAAATTGAATGTTTTTCGTGGAGAATGTGCTGATGTTTAAAAATCCTAATCGACCTTTGAAAACATAGGTAGTTAGTTGAGGCATCAAGCATCAAATAATAAAAGAAACTATCTATAACTAGAAAAATTCAATTCTAGCGACCGAAGAATATGTACATACCAAATGACATTAGTATGATGCATTCATGATTGATCAAGGATTTGTACTACGTACCAAACATTACGAGAAGTGTCGTTGGTCTTCCAAGTTCGGCTTCCCCAAATATGGCAAAGAGAGTTGATGAGGCAAGTCACATGATGCTCCATTGCTACCCCAATACCCTACATACATCCACCAGCATTACAAATTCTTCATCATTTATCATCAATAGTTATTATTACTATTGATAGACAAACACAATAGGTAAACGTTGCTTTCAAGATATTATTTTGGTAAGTAAATAGAATAAAAGGAAAAGAAGAGCGTAAGTATTACCCATCAATATTTTCCACTCCTTGAAGCTACTGAACGCTTCACTTTTGTGCTTCATAAAAATTATCCAAGTCTTCCTCGAATAATCATCAATCATAGACACAAAATATCTGTGACTTTTCAGTGACTCTACTCTGGATGGACCCCAACAGTCTGAATGGATGTAATCGAGTGTGCCTTTTGTTCTATGAATTTCCTTGCGAAAGCTCTTTCGATGCAGCATCCCAAATACGCAGTGCTCACAGAACTCTAGACTCTTGGTCTTGTGACCACAGAGAAGCCCTTGCTTCGACAGAAGTTGCATCCCACGTTCACCCATATGTCCAAGCCTCATATGCCACAACTTAGTCATATCTTCCTCTGAGATCTCTGGTGATGCAACATATGCTGAACCTGTAACGGTAGTACCCTTCAGCAAATATAGAGTACCTTTCATGAAACCCTTCAGAACCACATCAGAACCCTTGCAGACATTCAGAACTCCATCACCACCCGAATATTTGAACCCTCTACTGTCCAGAAGACTCATGGATATCAAATTCTTCGTCATTGATGGAACATGCCTAACCTCGTTCAATGTGCAGAATCTACCATCATGTGTCCTGAGCTTGATTGAGCCGATCCCAGCAATCTTGCAGACAAAATCATTTGCCATCTTAATCTTGCCGTCAAGTACCTCTGTGTACTTCGAAAACCACTCTCTCCTAGGTGTCATATGGTAGGATGCTCCTGTATCCAGAACCCACACATCATAAGAGTGTGTGTGTCTGTGCACAACAAAAGCGATGTCACTATCAGACTTGGCTTCATCCTCAGCTACTGCAGCAGATCCAGACTGTTGCTCCTTCTTCTTCTTGGGACAGTCTGANNNNNNNNNNNNNNNNNNNNNNNNNNNNNNNNNNNNNNNNNNNNNNNNNNNNNNNNNNNNNNNNNNNNNNNNNNNNNNNNNNNNNNNNNNNNNNNNNNNNNNNNNNNNNNNNNNNNNNNNNNNNNNNNNNNNNNNNNNNNNNNNNNNNNNNNNNNNNNNNNNNNNNNNNNNNNNNNNNNNNNNNNNNNNNNNNNNNNNNNNNNNNNNNNNNNNNNNNNNNNNNNNNNNNNNNNNNNNNNNNNNNNNNNNNNNNNNNNNNNNNNNNNNNNNNNNNNNNNNNNNNNNNNNNNNNNNNNNNNNNNNNNNNNNNNNNNNNNNNNNNNNNNNNNNNNNNNNNNNNNNNNNNNNNNNNNNNNNNNNNNNNNNNNNNNNNNNNNNNNNNNNNNNNNNNNNNNNNNNNNNNNNNNNNNNNNNNNNNNNNNNNNNNNNNNNNNNNNNNNNNNNNNNNNNNNNNNNNNNNNNNNNNNNNNNNNNNNNNNNNNNNNNNNNNNNNNNNNNNNNNNNNNNNNNNNNNNNNNNNNNNNNNNNNNNNNNNNNNNNNNNNNNNNNNNNNNNNNNNNNNNNNNNNNNNNNNNNNNNNNNNNNNNNNNNNNNNNNNNNNNNNNNNNNNNNNNNNNNNNNNNNNNNNNNNNNNNNNNNNNNNNNNNNNNNNNNNNNNNNNNNNNNNNNNAACTTGGCTACGTCCACGGGCAAAGAGAGATCTTATTATTGGAGGCGATATTGAGTTTACAGAGTGCAAGTTTAGGGTTACTTCGAATACAAGATATATATAGTAACATCTCGCATCTAAAACCCTAGACTAAACGGACTCATGGGCTTAAGCCCACGATCAAATGTAACATCCATAATATCTTGATGCAACGCTCTTGATGCAACCGAGTCGGTATGATGTACATGATGTAACATCCATCGTCTAGATGTAACATCCAGATTCAAGGCATATCAACAAAAAACTATACAGAAGGAAATGGATTTTGTTCTAGTGCAATGTATTATGCTTATTACCTTCTTGAGAAATTTGAAGAGATGACGTTTTATATCTCTCCGGAGGTCTTCAGGCATATTCTCAAAGAGCAATTCCTCGTTAACTCCTCTAGTCGCTGCCCAGTTGAACCGCTCTGCCTCTCGCACCCTCCTGCATTTTTTTGAACAAACTACTGAGTTAGTTCTATCGACCGTCCCATTACATAGCCTGAAATGTATGACCAAAAAGACTAATTCAAATGAGATGCAAAGCTGCACAGACTTTCTTATATCTTCTGGCAACAGTCTATGGCTCATCCACTGCTCCACGTCACGCCGTCTAAGCATCATTTCCATCCTCCTAAAAAAAGACAAGCACAAATCATCAATCTCACTTGGTGGATCAAATGTTTTTCTTTTGAAACATAATTGATGGAGTAGGTATACCTTCGATCAAGAGCTTGAAGGAAGTTGTGCATATTACCAATGAGCCTCGCAAAAAGCAAAAGGCCTAGTCCAGTGATGCCCATTGTAAAGAAAACCTCCCCCACTGAGTAACTTGGTGATAGGTTTCCAGCAAGCGTGCTTATTTGCTTACAGAGTTGCAAAAACAGTTTCACATTAGCTAAGAGTGATTTAAGAGACTAAATAGTTTGAACATCAATCAACCTAATAGAGCCTAAGTTACCTGGAATCCCCAAAACAGAGAGTAACTGAATCGTGTGAAGATACTAGAATGACTAGTAAGATTGACTGCCTTCGCATAGATGCCATACGAAAAGCCACTCTCTTGAAAACAAGCATTGACACTGTCACTATCTCTCCAGAGAGCTCGTAGTGACGCAGATGCGTACATGTTCCCACGAGCACAATCTATAAGGTTCCTACGTTCATCTACCGAGTTATTCCAAGCCGCATACAACAGACACTTTTTTACTCTCTGGAAAAAAACCAAAAAGAGAGAGAGAAGAATCAGTAAAACTACTCGGAGTTTTGAAAACATACATAAAGTATTTCTTAAAAAACTGACTTATATACCTCAATTCCTGAAAAATACCAGCAAGATCCAACAGCATGACCAGCAAGCATGAAGGTTAGAAGATTAATAACAAAGCTGGCCCAAGCCGACTCAAATATGAAGCCTGTCGGTGTTTGGCCAGCAAGAAGAGGAAGAAGCCTATATAACTTTGGAATGTATTGTACTATAAATATGCTGCGTGTAATGTTTCTCTCAAATCCTGCTGTGGATGTGCCTAAGTGTGCTGGTAATATCGATAATGTCATTATCTGAAACACAAAGGTGAAATATAATGTAAGAAAAAGAAACATCTCCGAGTTGACAAAACTCAAAGAAACATTTCAAGGGTTGAGAGTACAAAACCTGTGGAATGGGTAACACTATGAACAAATCAAGAAAAAATTTGCCTCGCAAGTAATTACGAGCAATTTTTCTTGGATGATCAACTAACTGGCCAGCACCAACTATTCTAGACTCAGGAGCTACATAGGCCATTCGAAACTGCGACAAATATGACAAGAAGAATAATTAAAGCAAATCATTTCTTACACAGGAGACAAGTGCAAAGGAGACACACCTGAAGCAGAATGTTAATAAAGAAAATAAGATCAAACATACTCCTAAGAGACACCAGTACGGTAGTCTTTGTCCAATCAATCTCTATACATTTGTTGTCCTGCAGTAATCTTAAACTCAAGAAAAAAAGATACAGTCAAACAAGAAACTGATAGTGGAAGAGGAAGGAAGCATACATGTCGGATTAATAAGAGGAAGACGAAGGTGGGATCTATAAAAATAGCCATCAAGCATGAAAAGGCTAAGAATCTAGTCCAGACTTGAACGAATTTGGAATGAGGATTCATGATTCCAGGCACGCATCTACGAACAGAGGAAGCAAATCGCTTAGCCCAACCTCTAGCATCATCATACAGAGCAGTGTGGAACTAAACAAGAAAAAATAACATTCATATCAGTTATGTCTAACACTTACTTGGTCCTCAAGCTAAGTAGAAGCATTAATATACATACATACATACATACCCTGGAGTCAGAAACTTTGGAAGTATGAAAATTAGCAGATTGGTGGCTGTAGTAAGAAGGACAAGTGGTACAGTAAGGTTCATTACACATCCCTAGTTGTCCAGATGTCAAGATATTTGCATTTTTCACGACGGATTCGTCTTCAGATCGAACATCAACGGTAGAGGAGGAATCAGGAGGTTCAATAGATGGAGGAAGGAGAGACTCAGGTCTGAGAGTAGAGTAAAGAGGACCAGGTGGTCTTCTCTGTGTTCGAATTGGGACTGTGTAGCCCAAAGCCACCTTTGACTTGTCACATCCATCAATGTAATAAGTTGAATTTGAGAGGGAAACGCTACGGTTCTTGAAATTGAAAGCCCCGGTGTGAGCACGAGATGTTGCTTCTGGAATGGAAACTTGGTCGTTTTCGTTTGGGGAAATCATTCTGCAAGATCAAGAACGAGAAGCTGAATACCCCCAAAAGCCTAGGGTAAGCGTGACAAAGAAGCAAAACAATGAAAGAGAGGACAGAGACTGAGTTTTTGGGTTTAGCTCATTAAGACTTTGTTAGTTTTATAAAGACAACGAAAACATGGATGTTTGCAAAAAAAATTTTTAAAACATGGAAGGTTGCAGGAAGCTTGATTCGTCAAATTGAAAATAACGTAACATATTGGATCTTTGTGCAAGGATACCCATCAACGAAACTTCAAAGGGTTTCTTTAATAAGTCAAGCAAAAAAAAAGGATTTTACCAAAAAGAAAAAGTCAAGCAAAAAGGTTGGAAGAGGGAAAACCTTAAGAAGCTCCAATTTGTGTTAATTTTAAAATATTATCGTTTCACATAAATCACACCAATGACAGTAAAATTTCAAAAAAAAGCTAAATTACCATAAACGATAAATCAAAATTTTAATTCCACTTCTCAATACTAGATCTTAAGTTCACTAAACCTAAATATAATATATATATATATATATATATTGTATAATTTATTGTTTACATAGTTTACATTTTTTTTTAAACTACTAATATATTTAATTAATTATTCAGTTATAAATATGAGTATTATTATTTTATTTTTAAATATGATATTTTAGGAAATTTTCTTCTTGTGTATTGTTTTTAGGATAAGAAGTAGATTATTTTTGAGAGGAACAATAACGAATATGAGTGAATAAACAAAGCCGCGTTTCTGAAGAAAATGAAAGCAAATCCTTTTGAATTATTGAACCCTCCTTGGTATGTCCTTGAAAGTTGAAAGTTGAAAGTTGAAAGTTGAAAGTCATACCTTTCACACCAAAAGCCACGTGAACTGGGTCCAGACTTTGCTCCTACTACCAACACTCCAACAGTCCGCCATGTTTTCAATACATAGTTTTGTAAGACCAGAAACGAAATTTCTCTTTCGGCCCCTACAGTATTTATAAACCTACCGGCCCTCGACCCCATGCTTGACCAGCTTGTGGTCAAGGCGGGCTCTGTTACAACTACTATTCTAACCAGTGTTCTAAAACGTGCTAGGCGGTTCATTACGTGTTAGATGACAGTATAACGTCTAGCCGTATATACGAACGCCTAAACGGGATATATACGGATATATACTTTTACACGAAATATAAGTATATGATTAATATATACATTATTATTTTTTTTAAACTGAACATAAATATATTTTAAATCCACTTTTATGTATAAGTATATAGTTTAACATATATAAATGGGCAAATCTCAAAAATAGCACCTTTCTAAGTTTATATCACAAAAATAGCACTCAAAAACTAAAATGACCAAAATAGAACCTTTCTAAGTTTATCCTTTGAAAATTTTAATTTTTTTATTTTTCAAAATTTGAAATCTTATCCCCAAAACCTCATTTCTCAACTCTAAACCCTAAACTCTAAACCCTAAACCCTAAACCCTAAATCCTAAACCCCACCCTTTAACTCTAAACCCTAAGTTTGTGACTTTTGATAAAACATTAAATGCTATTTTTGTGACTATTGACCTTGAGTGCTAGTTTGGGAACATAAACTTGATTTAGTGCTATTTTTGTCTTTTTCTCTATATAAATAGTTTTAAATTATAAAAATTAAAGTCATTTTAAATAATAGATATATAAAGATGATAAATTTAAAATGATTTTGCAACAATTATAATAATATCTATAATCATATAAATACATAAAATAAGTAGAAGTAATATAAATAATAACATTAATATAATATAATAATTATATTAATAGTTTATTTTTGAATATTAATGCTTAAAATCTCTTTAGACGTCCGCGTATACCGGATAATGTCCGCCTAAACGCTATTATTCGCTCGAATTATATAAATCTGCATAAAACACTGTATAATATAAAAATAGTACGGTTGGCTACCGTATAGTGCCTAAACGTCGACTAAACCGTATTTTAGAACACTGATTTTAACGTACCATAATTATTGAAATGCCAAGTGACGGATATTTGTTATGATTGGATGCGCCAACTATAGTTCAATTGGTTAGAATGTTTCGTATCATAGAGTTTAAATTAACGTCTGTTTATTCGCCAAAAAGCAAGGTCAGCATTCTCCAAGAACCATATCTATTCACTTCAGGCTATTAGATTGGTATGAATGATAATTATTATTGATAATGGAACTCTGTTTATATACAGAGAGAACAGAGTGATGAACAAGTCTAGAATCTACAGAAGTTAATGACAATATACAAACGTTAATGAAGACGATGATTTAGGGACTTCGTCAATCCACATAATCTGCCTTCCAAATTCTATATCACATGCATCATGGAACCTTGAGCCCGTAGTCTACGATAAGGTCTCAGCCGGCTGCTTTGGTCTGGATAAACATAATGCCAAGAAGAAGGAGAACAAAACCGAAGAGAAAACTGGATGCAAGTGGTTGAACAATGACGACCTCTTCTCAAAGTGCAGTCTAATGATTCAACTTGCCTAATTACTCTATTCTTTGTTGTATTAGTAGACTATGAAAAAAAAGTATGGTTTACATGACTAAGTAACGAATCTAGTAAACACAACAATGTCATGACCTTCCCACCCACCTATGCTTACTGCTATAAACCTTGACTGAATTTTGGAAAAAAAAGTAGAGAAAACAAAGGCAAAGAGATGACAATGCTTCATCCGCAAAGATGGCTCTCCAGCTTGATCATGTTCTTGCTGTCGTCATTCATGCTAAAATCCGATGGATCAAACCATATAGTTGGCGACAGCTCTGGTTGGGAACTTTACACAAACTATACCAACTGGACACAGGGAAGAGAGTTTCATGTCGGCGATGTCTTAGGTAAAATTTCTAATTCCTACACAATATAGTAGAGTTTAAGTTACAGTCCCATCCCTTACATGTGAACCATTGTTTCCAACACCCACCTTGCTAAATCTGTCTCTCTTCTCAAACAGTTTTCAACTACAATAGAGACCAGCATAATGTTATGCAAGTTAATTCTACAGCCTACGTAGATTGTGGAAGAGACAATTACATATCTCTCTTCAACAAAGGCAATGACTCAATAGTTATATCTGTTGGATCCATTTAAACCAAATGGGTTTAATTAAAGTGTGAAAAGAAATGGGCCAATGGGCCAATGTAATCAAAGCCTAATGGCATAAGTAAGTTAATGAAGGACTGGGAAACATCCCACATCGCTTACGAGAGCTGAGGATGAGTTGTATATACAAGCTACTACACTTACCTTGTTTCAAACGGTTCAGAGGAAGAAATGGCTCTCCACGCTCGTGCCGCCGCCGTCCGGCTCGGTGTTGGGCCAGAGTTAAGCTCAATGTTTTTTGCCATTTCATTTCTAAAAATTTCTAAAAAACAGCATGACATTTGTGTATAAACGACATGTAGTTTGTCTAAAAACGACACGAAGTTTATCTGTTCTAAATGGATCAGAACCGAGTCAACAAGAGAGAAACTTGCGGAGAAAGTTGTTCAACGTTCCACTCCGAGATCTTTGAGAGATTTTTGGAAAACGTTGGCAACAGTTTCGAAAAACCGCTCCTCGTTTCCTCTTTATATATCGACTCTCTTCCTTCTTCATTTCTTAACTTTTCCCGTATCAAAAATCCAACAGCGAAAATCCCTTAGCGTAAGTCTATAGTTCGAGAGTGTTTCGTAGATTTATAGTTCGATAGGG
This sequence is a window from Brassica oleracea var. oleracea cultivar TO1000 chromosome C1, BOL, whole genome shotgun sequence. Protein-coding genes within it:
- the LOC106326537 gene encoding putative cyclic nucleotide-gated ion channel 19; its protein translation is MISPNENDQVSIPEATSRAHTGAFNFKNRSVSLSNSTYYIDGCDKSKVALGYTVPIRTQRRPPGPLYSTLRPESLLPPSIEPPDSSSTVDVRSEDESVVKNANILTSGQLGMCNEPYCTTCPSYYSHQSANFHTSKVSDSRFHTALYDDARGWAKRFASSVRRCVPGIMNPHSKFVQVWTRFLAFSCLMAIFIDPTFVFLLLIRHDNKCIEIDWTKTTVLVSLRSMFDLIFFINILLQFRMAYVAPESRIVGAGQLVDHPRKIARNYLRGKFFLDLFIVLPIPQIMTLSILPAHLGTSTAGFERNITRSIFIVQYIPKLYRLLPLLAGQTPTGFIFESAWASFVINLLTFMLAGHAVGSCWYFSGIERVKKCLLYAAWNNSVDERRNLIDCARGNMYASASLRALWRDSDSVNACFQESGFSYGIYAKAVNLTSHSSIFTRFSYSLFWGFQQISTLAGNLSPSYSVGEVFFTMGITGLGLLLFARLIGNMHNFLQALDRRRMEMMLRRRDVEQWMSHRLLPEDIRKRVREAERFNWAATRGVNEELLFENMPEDLRRDIKRHLFKFLKKVRIFSLMDESILDSIRERLKQRTYISSSTVLHRRGLVEKMVFIVRGGMESIGQDGSVLLLSEGDVFGEELLTWCLERSSVNPDGRSIKLPLKGLVSNRSVRCVTNVEAFSLSVADLEDVTSLFSRFLRSHRVLGAIRYESPYWRLRAATQIQVAWRYRRRRLHRLYTAQSTSRR